The segment GAAGGCCGTCCGCGGCCGGTACACGCGGATGCCGCCGACACTCTCGTCCACCGGCTGCCGGCCGTCGTTCGGCGTGTACACCGTCAGCTCGTGCTCGCGGGCCAGGTACGGCGTGATCAGCTCGACGTACCTGCCCAGGCCGGCGGTGATGTTCGGCGGGAACTGGTTGACGACGTAGGCGATTCTCATGTCGGGCTCCGGTAGACACGGGCGGCCGCGGCCGCCACGACGGCCAGCAGGACGAGGTTGGCCAGCGCGAACCCCGCGAGCCCGCCGGCCAGGCCCTGCCAGCGGATGCAGGCGGCCAGCGCGGCCAGCGCGGGCGGCGTCCCGGCCGCCAGACAGCCGATGAGCACCTTCGCCCCGCGCACCCCGTCCATGGACAGGGCGACGGAGTACAGGTTGAACGCCGTGTGCGCGCCGATGCCCAGCGCCGACAGCGCCATCAGGCCGAGCGAGTACGGGTAGTCGCCGCTCATCAGCAGGAAGAACACCGTGCTCGCGGCGAACGAGACCACCGCGGTGACCCCGGCCACGGCCGGGACCAGCCGGGCGATCCGCCGCATCAGCAGCGGCTTGTCCGAGGTGGCCATCGCGGGCAGCAGCACCAGCCCGATCCCGTCGGTGAACACCACGCCGAGCAGCCGCTTCGGGAAGCCGTTGTAGACCGAGTACACGCCGACGTCCGCCGGGCCCGCCCAGTGGTTCAGGAAGATCGCGTCGATGCCGAACAGCACGCCGGTGAGCGCGGCGATGACCGTCACGTACATGCCGTGCCGGTACAGCGACCGCGCCAGCCGGGCCGACCACAGACGCGGCCGCACCCGCACCGCCGCCAGCGCCGCCAGGGCGAACGCCACGTTCGTGGCGATCAGCGCCACCAGGTACGGCTCCGCCTCCCTGACGCCCAGCACCAGCAGGCAGAACGAGGCCGCGGCCAGGTAGGCGACCGCGATGGTCAGCTTGAGCCCCGCCACGAACGCGAACCTCTTCAGCCCGCGCAGGAAGCTCTCGGTGAGCTGGTTCACCGTCATCGACGCCGCGAGCGCCAGGCCGAAGCCGAGCGTGCGGGCGTCCACGTTCAGCGCCGCCGTCAGCAGCGGCGCCGCCACCATGCCCAGCACGGCCAGCCCTGCGGTCACCGCGAGCGTGGCGAGCAGCGCCGTGGCGACCAGCTCGGGCCGCCGCTCCGGATCCGCCCTGGGCAGCTCCTGCAGCATCACGTAGTGCAGGCTCGTCAGCATGCCGACGGTGACGATCAGCGCGATCGACAGCACCACCGTGAACTGGCCGAACGCGCTCGCCCCCGCCCCCCGGGCGATGACCAGCGTGGTCGCCGCCGCCGTGCCGCTGGCCACCGTGCTCACCAGCGTCGGCCCGGCCACCTGCCGCAGGTCCGCCGCGCGGGTCTTCAGGACCTGCACCGCTGGTACGCCTGCCGGGCGAACGCCAGGTCGTCCGCGGTGTTGATGCCGCGCGCCTCGTCCGGGTCGGCCACCGGCACCACGGTCACCGGCAGGCCCCCAATCCGCGACAGGTGCGGCAGGAAGGGCAGGAAGTTCACCTCGCCGGTGGCCGCGCCCTGCGCCGCCTCCGCCGCGTACCGCTCCCATGCCGCCCGCAGCCCCTCGGTGGCAAGGCAGAACACCCCGACGTCGCTGAGCCCGCCCGGGCGGCACTCGTCGCCCTCGCGGGACTGCCGCACACGTACGAGCTCGCCGCCGGACAGCTCGTACTCCACGTACGGCTCGGCCATCGGCACCAGCGGCAGGGTCAGCCCCTTGCCCGGGTGGGCGGCGACGACCTCGCGCACGGTGTCGGGGGACAGGTTCGCCTGGTCGCCCCAGACCACCAGGATCGTCTCGTACGCCGCCCAGTGCCCCGCGGCCCCGAAGATCGCGTCCCCCATGCCGGTCGGCCGCTCCTGCACGCTCACCGACACCGTGCCCGCGCCGATCTCCGCGGCCGCGAGCTCGCGGAACGGGCCCGCGCCGTCGGGGGAGACGACGACGTGGACGTGCTCGGTCCACGGCCGCAGCCGCCGCAGCAGCAGGTGCCACACGGTGACACCCTCAGCCACCTCGATCATGATCTTCGGGATGCCCTGGCCCAGCCTGGTGCCACGCCCTGCGGCCGGTATCACCGCACAAATACTCACGTCATCTCCAACAGGGACACGATGTCGTCCAGCCCGCGCACCGCGACCGCGCCGGGGGCGGGCTCGGCGGTGTGAACGTGCAGCGTCGCCAGCCCGGCGCCGACGGCGGAGGCCACCCCGTGCGGGGAGTCCTCCAGCACGACGGCCTCGGCGGGATCGACGTGCCAGCGGCGGCAGGCCAGGCGGTAGAACTCGGGGTCCGGCTTGCTCACCGGCACGTCGTCGGCGGTGAGCACGTCACGGAAGCACGCCCCCAGCGCCGAGCCCGTCAGCACCCGCTCCACCGACCCGCGGCTGCCACTGGTGACCAGGTACGCCACCCGCCCGCCGCCGGTCAGCCGGTCGAGCAGCCGGCGCGCCCCGGGGAACGGCCGGACCCGGCCCTGCTCGACGAACCGCCGGTAGAGCTCCTGCTTGCGCCGCGCCAGCCGCCCGGCCACCTCGCGGTCCCCGGTCAGCAGCGCGGCCACCTCGGCGGTGCTCGCGCCCGCGTGGTCGGCGTACCGGAAGGACGGGAGGGCGGCCGGGACGACCTCGGCGATGGCCTGCCTGAAGGCGGCCTCGTGCGCGGGGAACGAGTCCACGAGCGTCCCGTCGAGATCGCACAACCACACCCGCCGCCCGGCGACCACCCCCGCCAGCACCGCCGTGGCGGCGGGAGCGGAACCCGTGGGGCCGGTCATCCGGCCCGTGCCAGGGGGATCTCGCCGAGCACGGCCTGGAGCGCGTCGGCGGTGCGCGGGCCGCTGTGCGTGCCGGGACGGTCGGCGTCCTCCAGGTCCACGCTGATCCAGCGCGCCCCCGCCCAGCACCCCCGGTCGACGACCGCGCGCGGCACCGCGGGCCCGCCGGAGGCGCCGTGATGGCCGAGGACGTGCGTGATCGTCCGCCGCTCGTTGCCCGGGTCGCCCAGGTACGCCAGCGTGCGATCCACCAGATCGGTCGCCGTCAGCCCCTGGATGTCGTGGTCGCCCCCGATGTTGACCACGAACACCCTGGCCGCGGCCCGGCTCTCCGCGATCGCCTCGGCCACCCCCGGCGTCAGGTAGCTGGGCAGCAGCGACGAGTGCGGCGTGCCGGGGCCGTACACGATGAGGTCGGCGTCCCGGAGCGCCTCCAGCGCCTCCGGGCCGGGTGAGACGCGGGCCGCGCGCCGGGCGAGCAGCTCGCGCACCCGCTCCGGGGGCCGCCCCGCCAGCTCGGCGCGTGCGGCGGCCGTCAGCGGCTCCCGCAGCAGGAACAGCCCCGTGATGGCCGCCGCGTCCTGCGGCGCGACGATGTCCGCCTCGTCGGCCAGCAGCCGCCCGTCCTCCTTGAGCGCGACCAGGAACGCGTTCTCGCCGGCCGTCACGTTGAGCAGCCTCGCCGGAGAGCCGAACGTCTGCGCGCACGTCCGTACCGCCGCGTTGAAGTCCTCGCTCAGCCGCAGGTACGCCCCGGCGAACACGAGGTTGCCGAGTGCGCAGTCGGCCAGGTCGAGCCCGTCCGGCTCGGCGCGGAGCCGCCCGGCGAAGACCCGCAGCTCGCGCGTGATCCGGTAGTCCAGCGGCCCGTCGATCAGCCGCCCCAGGTCCGCGGCCGTGGTGCCCGGCGCGAGCCGGCGTTCGAGCAGCTCCCGGCGGGGATCGCCGCGGTCGAGGTGGAGCAGGAGGTTCTTGCGGAAGTCGGACGGGCCGAGCATGCCCGGCAGGTAGCGGCGCAGCGCGCCGGTGGACAGCCCGTTGTCGTACCCGTTGATCAGCAGGGACAGCTCCAGCCCCGGCCGGCGCAGCAGGGCGCGGGCGATCCCGGCCGCGCCCCGCCCGCCGCTGAACATGGAGACCCTCACCGGACCTCCTCGTCGAGCACCGGGACGCGGAGCACACCGCGGCGCAGCAGCCAGTGGCGCAGCCCGAGGTAGCCCACGAACAGGGCCCGGTCGCGCGCTCCCCGCCAGAACCGCCAGCCCCGGCGGCCGCCGCCCCGTGCGCGATGCTCGATCGGCAGCTCCACCCAGGCGTGTCCCAGCTCGGAGACGCGGGCCGTGATCTCGGTCGAGCAGTTCATCCCGGCCGACTCCAGCGGCAGCGCGCGGAACAGCGGCCCGTACACCACCTTGAAGATCGAGTTGAAGTCGCGGTAGTGGGTGCGCTGCAGCAGGTTGCTGACCGCGCCGCTGGCCGCCGACCCCCACCGGTACGGCAGGCTGTCGGCCTTCCTGATCCGGGCGCCCGAGAACGCGAGCCCCGCACCCGCCTGGATGCGCCCGATGAACCGGTCCAGGTTGGCGATCGGGAACTGCCCGTCGGAGTCCAGCAGCACGACCCAGTCCATCCGGGTACGCGCGATCGCGGCGGCGATGGCGGCCCCCGCGCCGCGGTTACGCCCGAACGTGACGATGACGAGCCCCGGGCAGTCCTCTCGCAGCTCCTCCAGGATCTTCCCGGTCGCGTCGCCGCTGCCGTCGTCACAGACGACGATCTCCCAAGCGCCGATCGCCGGGTGGCGCTCCAGGTACTGCCGCCATTCCGTCACCGCGGCCGCGATGTTCTCCGCCTCGTTGTACGCGGGCGCCGCCACCGAGATGTCGATCAGGGGCGGCGCGGCAGGCGCGTTCGGCAATGGTCACCTCCTCCGAGTGGCGTCCGCGCCGGCTCCCGTCAGGCGCGCGATCCAGCGGTCAAGGGGAAGCAGGTTGATCCCCACGATGAAGGGGACATGGGCGAGCGCGAACCAGATCGCCGCGCCGAACGGGATCGGCCCGCCGGTGAACAGGTTGATGTGCGGGGCGTCGATGAGCTTGGGGATCTTCACCGGGTTGACCACCTGCCACATCACGTCCAGGAAACCCGAGAACACGATGAGCACCCCGGTGGCCATGATCTTCAGGCAGCGGCCGGGGGAGCCGCCGCCGATCCGGTACGCGGCGGCGACCGTGAGCACGATCCCCGGATACAGCAGCAGGTACAGGTGGGTGTAGAAGCTGTCGCCGTGCGCCCGCGCGCCGTCCCCGTAATAGAACCAGCTGATCCTCGGGATCAGGTAGCCGGTGAAGAAGACGAACGGGACGTACAGCAGCCAGCTCAGGCGCGGCGACACCCACGGGAAGAACGCGATCGCGCAGCACAGGAAGGCGAAGGCGACCAGCTTGGCCACCAGCTGCCAGGCGGCGTCGATCTCGCGGGCGTGCGGGGTGGCCAGCCAGACGAAGGCGAAGCCGGCCGCGCCGACGGCCAGGGCGATCCACCAGATGTGCGCGGCCCATGGGCGGCGGGTTTCGAGCAGGGGGTCGGGATGGTTCACAGCCGGTCCTCGTGGAGGGGCGTCATGAGGGAAAGCGCTCGCGGGAGCGCTCCCAAACGCAGTATGGCACCTGTCCCCATGGTGGCGATCTAAATAGCAAATATCGGACGTGCCGGAATTGTCTGGCCCATTGACTAACCGTAGTGTGGCGACAAAAGACCAGCTCAACCATGTTATTTCAAGATATGTGAAAATCTGGAACGTTTTAGTGACGAAGCGGTAGGAAGCGGTCTGCCTGGGATGTCAAGACCCCTGACCGGCACGCCTGCGTCGGCTTGCGGAGGTGC is part of the Nonomuraea helvata genome and harbors:
- a CDS encoding NTP transferase domain-containing protein; translated protein: MSICAVIPAAGRGTRLGQGIPKIMIEVAEGVTVWHLLLRRLRPWTEHVHVVVSPDGAGPFRELAAAEIGAGTVSVSVQERPTGMGDAIFGAAGHWAAYETILVVWGDQANLSPDTVREVVAAHPGKGLTLPLVPMAEPYVEYELSGGELVRVRQSREGDECRPGGLSDVGVFCLATEGLRAAWERYAAEAAQGAATGEVNFLPFLPHLSRIGGLPVTVVPVADPDEARGINTADDLAFARQAYQRCRS
- a CDS encoding HAD family phosphatase, whose translation is MTGPTGSAPAATAVLAGVVAGRRVWLCDLDGTLVDSFPAHEAAFRQAIAEVVPAALPSFRYADHAGASTAEVAALLTGDREVAGRLARRKQELYRRFVEQGRVRPFPGARRLLDRLTGGGRVAYLVTSGSRGSVERVLTGSALGACFRDVLTADDVPVSKPDPEFYRLACRRWHVDPAEAVVLEDSPHGVASAVGAGLATLHVHTAEPAPGAVAVRGLDDIVSLLEMT
- a CDS encoding 2-phospho-L-lactate transferase CofD family protein, whose protein sequence is MRVSMFSGGRGAAGIARALLRRPGLELSLLINGYDNGLSTGALRRYLPGMLGPSDFRKNLLLHLDRGDPRRELLERRLAPGTTAADLGRLIDGPLDYRITRELRVFAGRLRAEPDGLDLADCALGNLVFAGAYLRLSEDFNAAVRTCAQTFGSPARLLNVTAGENAFLVALKEDGRLLADEADIVAPQDAAAITGLFLLREPLTAAARAELAGRPPERVRELLARRAARVSPGPEALEALRDADLIVYGPGTPHSSLLPSYLTPGVAEAIAESRAAARVFVVNIGGDHDIQGLTATDLVDRTLAYLGDPGNERRTITHVLGHHGASGGPAVPRAVVDRGCWAGARWISVDLEDADRPGTHSGPRTADALQAVLGEIPLARAG
- a CDS encoding glycosyltransferase family 2 protein, translated to MPNAPAAPPLIDISVAAPAYNEAENIAAAVTEWRQYLERHPAIGAWEIVVCDDGSGDATGKILEELREDCPGLVIVTFGRNRGAGAAIAAAIARTRMDWVVLLDSDGQFPIANLDRFIGRIQAGAGLAFSGARIRKADSLPYRWGSAASGAVSNLLQRTHYRDFNSIFKVVYGPLFRALPLESAGMNCSTEITARVSELGHAWVELPIEHRARGGGRRGWRFWRGARDRALFVGYLGLRHWLLRRGVLRVPVLDEEVR